A single Vulcanisaeta distributa DSM 14429 DNA region contains:
- a CDS encoding AAA family ATPase encodes MFDRDDEIEKLRASLNEPLVVVFGLRRVGKSSLIKAVLNEYAPSNYFYIDLRRFEESGYVSYRDFVKALEDSINARVRSRRLLSMLSRIRGVSISGFRVSFSWGRDRVMLADILDSINDWAGDEGLRAIIVLDEAQELVKARGFNVLPVLAYAYDNLRNLTFIITGSEFRVFTKFLKLNDPESPLFGRAYVSITLKPFNEEQAVEFLRRGFKEHGIEFDRAEEVYEELGGNPGWLTLFGYRALRMGFNEALNETRREAVDLIRREICNFINEGRHLAERRYLRILEVCVSGCRWSTIKMALEAMEGRELNNSIVDSLIKALLDYSLLIKEGNTYVLPDKLMRDAVIGLRCFVNAVNSDNV; translated from the coding sequence TTGTTCGATAGGGATGATGAGATTGAGAAACTTAGGGCTAGCCTTAATGAGCCGTTGGTGGTGGTCTTCGGCCTTAGGAGAGTTGGTAAGTCCTCATTAATTAAGGCCGTACTCAATGAATATGCACCAAGTAATTACTTCTACATAGACCTGAGGAGGTTTGAGGAGAGTGGTTACGTGAGTTATAGGGACTTTGTTAAGGCGCTTGAGGATTCCATAAATGCTAGGGTTAGGTCGAGAAGGTTATTGAGCATGCTCTCAAGGATTAGGGGCGTAAGTATTAGCGGCTTTAGGGTGAGCTTCTCCTGGGGCAGGGATAGGGTTATGCTTGCGGATATCCTGGACTCAATAAATGATTGGGCCGGCGATGAGGGGTTGAGGGCCATTATCGTCCTTGATGAGGCCCAGGAACTCGTTAAGGCGAGGGGCTTCAACGTACTGCCGGTCCTCGCCTACGCATACGACAACCTGAGGAATCTAACATTCATAATAACCGGGTCTGAGTTCAGGGTATTCACAAAGTTCCTTAAGTTGAACGACCCAGAATCCCCACTTTTTGGTAGAGCCTACGTGAGTATTACACTTAAACCGTTTAATGAGGAGCAGGCTGTTGAGTTCTTGAGACGTGGATTTAAGGAGCACGGTATTGAGTTTGACAGGGCTGAGGAGGTCTATGAGGAGCTTGGCGGCAATCCCGGCTGGTTAACACTCTTTGGCTATAGAGCCCTGAGGATGGGGTTTAATGAGGCCTTAAACGAGACCAGGAGGGAGGCTGTTGACCTGATTCGTAGGGAAATATGCAACTTCATTAATGAGGGCAGGCACCTGGCGGAGAGGAGGTACTTAAGAATACTCGAGGTTTGCGTCAGTGGTTGTCGCTGGTCAACCATTAAAATGGCCCTTGAGGCCATGGAGGGTAGGGAATTGAATAACTCCATTGTTGACTCCCTAATTAAGGCGTTGCTGGATTACTCATTACTCATTAAGGAGGGTAATACCTACGTATTGCCTGATAAGTTGATGAGAGATGCGGTGATTGGGCTTAGATGCTTTGTAAACGCAGTAAATAGTGATAATGTTTAA
- a CDS encoding prephenate dehydrogenase/arogenate dehydrogenase family protein, which yields MLSELRRSIDNIDEELIKLIGERIRLATEIGKVKRSLGLPVIDRDREGEVIAKWVEGLSRFGVDAETAIGIAQSIIRASTRAQLVGRLGIGVTIIGSGRVGRTLAKALGRVADVVLQRHDEELVPNDVIILAMKPTDESINILSRYSGRLRGSIVMDSFSVKTPMFRLIEDESLRAGFHYISIHPLFGELSNPIGETVILIPSKTSGDKLEIAKDLFTGAGLNVVVLSSPEEHDRFMAYLQVAHHVLLLTLYAALRRIGVDLNTQLVTHSLRYTFKALERVLEQVEVSSELFRLNPYSRSVVGELGDLLKEVVEGLDKGDMTGVLGHDNQGIQG from the coding sequence ATGCTCTCTGAATTGAGGCGTAGCATTGATAATATTGATGAGGAGTTGATAAAGCTAATTGGGGAAAGGATTAGGCTCGCCACAGAGATTGGTAAGGTTAAGAGGAGCCTTGGGTTGCCCGTCATTGATAGGGATAGGGAGGGTGAGGTCATTGCCAAGTGGGTTGAGGGATTGAGTAGGTTTGGCGTTGATGCCGAGACCGCCATCGGCATTGCCCAATCAATAATTAGGGCCTCAACAAGGGCTCAGTTAGTGGGTAGGCTTGGCATTGGTGTGACAATAATCGGCAGTGGTAGGGTTGGTAGGACCCTCGCCAAGGCGCTTGGTAGGGTCGCTGACGTAGTCCTTCAGAGACATGACGAGGAGTTGGTTCCCAACGACGTCATTATACTGGCCATGAAGCCCACGGATGAATCAATAAACATACTGAGTAGGTACTCAGGCAGGCTTAGGGGCTCCATAGTCATGGACTCATTCTCAGTTAAGACGCCCATGTTTAGGCTAATTGAGGATGAGTCGCTGAGGGCAGGCTTCCACTACATAAGCATCCACCCACTCTTTGGTGAGTTGAGTAATCCAATTGGCGAGACTGTGATCTTAATACCATCAAAGACCAGTGGTGATAAGCTCGAAATTGCTAAGGATCTATTCACGGGTGCTGGACTCAACGTCGTTGTTCTAAGCAGTCCTGAGGAGCATGATAGGTTTATGGCCTATTTGCAGGTTGCCCACCACGTGTTACTACTCACGCTTTACGCGGCATTGAGGAGAATCGGCGTTGACCTAAATACTCAACTCGTCACCCATAGCCTTAGGTACACGTTTAAGGCGTTGGAGAGGGTTTTGGAGCAGGTTGAGGTTAGTAGTGAGTTGTTTAGGCTTAATCCATACTCGAGGAGTGTGGTTGGGGAGTTGGGTGATTTATTAAAGGAGGTTGTTGAGGGGCTTGATAAGGGCGATATGACGGGGGTGTTGGGCCATGATAATCAAGGTATCCAGGGATAA
- the aroF gene encoding 3-deoxy-7-phosphoheptulonate synthase: MIIKVSRDKVDDIASLLDKAGAKFSVVRVYGEDLVVTWPDVKVDANAIKSVDPNAIIVEVKAKYQLASNAWRGRTIVDVSGVRIGGDEVVVAAGPCAVESYEQVRDTAIAVKEAGAKLLRGGAFKPRTSPYSFQGLGVDGLKILRRVGDEVGLPVVSEVMDTRMVKTAAEYVDMLQIGARNAQNFDLLKEVGKSGKPVLLKRGLGNTVEEWLQAAEYILLEGNGNVVLCERGIRTFEHATRFTLDLGAVVAVKRLTHLPVCVDPSHPAGKRDLVIPLALAAIAAGADMLLVEVHPRPWEALSDAEQQLTFEMFRELMIKGREVARAIGRSL, encoded by the coding sequence ATGATAATCAAGGTATCCAGGGATAAGGTGGATGACATAGCCAGCCTACTGGATAAGGCTGGGGCTAAATTCAGCGTTGTCAGGGTTTATGGGGAGGACTTAGTGGTTACCTGGCCGGACGTGAAGGTAGACGCCAACGCCATTAAGTCGGTGGACCCCAACGCAATTATTGTGGAGGTTAAGGCCAAGTATCAATTGGCGAGTAATGCCTGGAGGGGTAGAACCATAGTTGATGTTAGTGGTGTTAGGATTGGCGGTGATGAAGTCGTAGTTGCTGCGGGGCCATGCGCAGTGGAGAGTTATGAGCAGGTTAGGGATACAGCCATCGCCGTTAAGGAGGCTGGGGCTAAGTTGCTCAGGGGCGGCGCGTTTAAGCCTAGGACGAGCCCGTATAGCTTTCAGGGGCTTGGTGTTGATGGGCTGAAAATACTCAGGAGGGTGGGTGACGAGGTTGGCTTACCGGTTGTCTCTGAGGTCATGGATACGAGGATGGTGAAGACCGCGGCCGAGTACGTGGACATGCTACAGATAGGTGCTAGGAATGCCCAAAACTTCGACCTGCTCAAGGAGGTTGGTAAGTCGGGAAAGCCCGTACTCCTTAAACGAGGTCTCGGCAACACGGTTGAGGAGTGGCTACAAGCCGCTGAGTACATACTCCTTGAGGGTAATGGCAATGTGGTACTCTGCGAGAGGGGTATAAGGACCTTCGAACACGCCACCAGGTTCACACTGGACCTAGGCGCGGTGGTTGCAGTTAAGAGGTTAACACACCTACCGGTTTGTGTCGACCCATCACACCCAGCAGGTAAGAGGGACCTAGTAATACCGCTGGCCCTGGCCGCAATAGCCGCCGGCGCCGACATGCTCCTCGTGGAGGTTCACCCAAGGCCCTGGGAGGCCCTTTCAGATGCGGAGCAGCAATTAACATTTGAGATGTTTAGGGAGTTGATGATTAAGGGTAGGGAGGTGGCTAGGGCGATTGGTAGGTCGTTATGA
- a CDS encoding 3-dehydroquinate synthase: protein MREFTYRSRDGDVKVLINIDHGEALERITKDYTGCVVYASGNIANRVKATCPVIPIVDGEEGKSIETALGIVRSAHEVGIDRDGLFIGVGGGSVLDVVGFSASIYLRGVDYVNVPTTMLSMVDASLGGKTGVNALGLKNVIGVIRQPRYIIIDLSFLDSLPMPNYLDGFAEVIKYGVTMDRELLNGVMGNADGLINRDRALLEDVIYKSLRDKASIVEVDELDKSGVRAVLNYGHTVGHAIESATNFSVSHGKAVALGMVCEARVGVRLGYTPRDVPNLLMNALSMFNLINEVDVDVNKLVGAMLRDKKRSGDFIKLPVVIDVGRWDVVRVGIKELTELVISECRSMP, encoded by the coding sequence ATGAGGGAATTCACGTATAGGTCACGGGATGGCGATGTTAAGGTGTTAATCAACATTGATCATGGCGAGGCCCTGGAAAGAATTACCAAGGATTATACGGGATGCGTTGTATACGCCTCAGGGAATATCGCCAATAGGGTTAAGGCCACTTGCCCGGTAATTCCAATAGTGGATGGTGAGGAGGGTAAGAGCATCGAGACGGCACTAGGCATTGTGAGGAGTGCCCATGAGGTGGGTATTGATAGGGACGGCCTATTCATAGGGGTTGGCGGTGGAAGTGTTCTTGACGTCGTCGGTTTCTCAGCATCAATATACCTGAGAGGTGTTGATTACGTTAATGTCCCAACAACCATGCTCTCAATGGTCGACGCATCCCTCGGTGGTAAAACGGGCGTTAACGCCCTGGGCCTTAAGAATGTGATTGGGGTCATTAGGCAGCCCAGGTACATAATCATTGACCTATCCTTCCTAGACTCACTACCAATGCCTAATTACTTAGATGGCTTTGCGGAGGTTATTAAGTATGGCGTAACGATGGATAGGGAACTGCTTAATGGGGTGATGGGTAATGCCGATGGATTAATTAACAGGGACCGTGCACTCCTCGAGGATGTTATCTACAAGTCGTTAAGGGATAAAGCCAGCATTGTTGAGGTTGATGAACTGGATAAGAGTGGTGTAAGGGCTGTCCTTAATTATGGACATACCGTGGGCCACGCCATAGAGTCTGCGACGAACTTCTCGGTTAGCCATGGCAAGGCTGTGGCGCTGGGCATGGTGTGTGAGGCCCGCGTTGGTGTTAGGCTGGGCTACACGCCTAGGGATGTGCCTAACCTACTAATGAATGCATTATCCATGTTCAATTTAATTAATGAGGTTGATGTTGACGTGAATAAACTCGTAGGTGCAATGTTGAGGGATAAGAAGAGGAGTGGTGATTTCATAAAACTCCCCGTGGTTATAGACGTGGGCAGGTGGGATGTGGTTAGGGTGGGTATTAAGGAATTGACTGAGCTGGTGATTAGCGAATGCAGGTCTATGCCGTAA
- a CDS encoding shikimate dehydrogenase family protein: MQVYAVIGYPLDYTLSPNIHNYVFRELGVDAVYVPLKVSPDRLGSFVDFARDSLSGFNVTIPHKVAIVRLIDGVVGPARELGSVNTVVNRGGELLGYNTDYIAIKQALSDRGYSGGDALIIGAGGVARAVALALRDLGCSRVYVMNRTVERGRELCSLINSWGIDCVALDFQRNINIKARLLVNATPLGVNGDFPIDPGSTGAGLVLDLAYKPSGITGLIRLARERSIPYIDGLEILVRQAIEADRIWLGPFEEPTWYDVLEKLRDGLI, from the coding sequence ATGCAGGTCTATGCCGTAATTGGTTACCCGCTTGATTACACGTTATCACCCAACATACATAATTACGTGTTCAGGGAGTTGGGGGTTGATGCGGTTTACGTACCACTTAAGGTATCGCCAGATAGGTTAGGGAGCTTCGTAGACTTTGCCAGGGACTCCCTGAGTGGGTTTAACGTAACCATACCACATAAGGTCGCCATAGTCAGGTTGATAGATGGTGTCGTGGGGCCTGCCAGGGAGCTCGGCAGTGTTAATACGGTGGTTAATAGAGGTGGTGAGTTATTGGGGTACAACACTGATTACATAGCCATTAAGCAAGCGCTAAGTGATAGGGGTTATTCAGGCGGTGACGCCTTAATAATTGGCGCGGGCGGTGTCGCCAGGGCGGTAGCGCTAGCCCTTAGGGACCTTGGGTGTTCCAGGGTCTACGTCATGAATAGGACTGTAGAGAGGGGTCGTGAATTGTGCTCATTAATTAACTCCTGGGGCATTGACTGCGTGGCTCTTGATTTTCAACGGAATATTAACATTAAGGCGCGGTTGCTTGTTAATGCCACGCCATTGGGCGTCAACGGTGATTTCCCAATAGATCCAGGGAGTACTGGTGCGGGGCTTGTGCTTGACCTGGCTTATAAGCCGAGCGGCATTACGGGCTTAATAAGGCTGGCTCGTGAGAGGTCCATACCGTATATTGATGGTCTCGAGATACTGGTTAGGCAGGCGATTGAGGCGGATAGGATTTGGCTCGGCCCATTTGAGGAGCCGACTTGGTATGACGTGCTCGAGAAATTACGTGATGGTTTAATTTAA
- a CDS encoding type I 3-dehydroquinate dehydratase → MSTWDKLLASKPVLVCAVPLKKPSFYYLPTSCEAVELRLDYMDNLGLTQEVKRVIEDYVSHYPTIVTVREREEGGGRAVSPEVKYGILEFSKGVGAVPDVEVDLLVKYPDMYGDVAEGSILSRHVFSRDVSAYDLAVKDLDTARRFKALIYKVFSINDNDFLNLLRLLNVSDINVAVIPRNPTYRAISIMMGSALMYCSVRGKTGPGQLSIGLCNKVKLLKNSLSMFNRE, encoded by the coding sequence ATGTCTACATGGGACAAACTACTAGCGAGTAAGCCCGTGCTTGTGTGTGCCGTGCCCCTGAAGAAGCCATCCTTTTATTACTTACCCACATCCTGCGAAGCCGTGGAGCTTAGGCTCGATTACATGGATAACCTGGGCTTGACCCAGGAGGTTAAAAGGGTCATTGAGGATTACGTATCGCATTACCCAACCATAGTCACCGTGAGGGAGCGTGAGGAGGGTGGCGGGCGTGCAGTGAGTCCTGAGGTTAAGTATGGGATTCTCGAGTTTAGTAAGGGTGTTGGTGCTGTGCCTGATGTTGAGGTTGATTTATTGGTTAAGTACCCCGACATGTATGGCGATGTTGCCGAGGGCTCGATACTCTCGAGGCACGTATTTAGTAGGGATGTGAGTGCGTATGATTTAGCGGTTAAGGACTTGGATACGGCGAGGAGGTTTAAGGCATTAATATATAAGGTCTTCTCAATAAATGATAACGACTTCCTAAACCTGCTAAGGCTACTTAATGTGAGCGATATCAATGTGGCTGTGATACCAAGAAACCCAACATATAGGGCCATCTCGATAATGATGGGCTCAGCCCTCATGTACTGCTCAGTACGTGGAAAGACAGGGCCCGGTCAGTTAAGTATTGGTCTATGCAATAAGGTTAAATTACTCAAGAACTCATTATCAATGTTCAATAGGGAGTGA
- a CDS encoding shikimate kinase — protein sequence MGFTGMEYITYGGISIINAIPAWLGGAAAIDLKVRVRVREGYCGVGDFVGFIINYLRSKLGLGYDVCVEVDSEVPPGSGLKSNSAVAVGVIYAVLNSFRGSVDPVEVARLAAEVTRAHGSSITGAFDDASAALLGGVVLTDNKSLRVIRQLNPDPLTVVITGYRVGKNLQGIDRLRALSGLYQALFNIALNGDLWRAATINGILVAESLGYHNALETIGIALRLGAVSSGVSGNGPAVYAVFKPGEEGPFIDYIRNTWGYYIVTRLVETRYLVS from the coding sequence ATGGGATTCACGGGCATGGAATACATAACCTATGGAGGTATATCTATAATTAACGCGATACCGGCGTGGCTCGGCGGTGCCGCCGCCATAGACCTCAAGGTTAGGGTTAGAGTTAGGGAGGGTTACTGCGGTGTGGGTGATTTCGTTGGTTTCATCATTAATTACCTAAGGAGTAAACTTGGGCTTGGGTATGACGTGTGTGTTGAGGTTGATAGTGAGGTTCCACCAGGTAGTGGATTAAAGAGTAATAGCGCCGTTGCGGTTGGCGTAATATATGCCGTACTGAATTCATTTAGGGGAAGTGTAGATCCTGTGGAGGTCGCCAGATTAGCCGCTGAGGTGACTAGGGCTCACGGCTCATCAATAACTGGCGCCTTTGATGACGCATCAGCGGCATTGCTTGGGGGCGTTGTACTCACTGATAATAAGTCATTAAGGGTAATTAGGCAGTTAAACCCGGATCCACTTACGGTAGTTATAACTGGTTATAGGGTTGGGAAGAACCTACAGGGCATTGATAGGTTGAGGGCTTTATCGGGGCTTTACCAGGCATTATTCAATATAGCGCTCAATGGTGATCTATGGAGGGCAGCCACAATAAATGGAATCCTCGTTGCTGAGTCCCTGGGCTATCACAATGCCCTAGAAACCATAGGCATCGCGCTAAGGCTTGGTGCAGTGTCGTCAGGCGTGAGTGGTAATGGGCCGGCGGTATATGCAGTGTTTAAGCCGGGTGAGGAGGGGCCATTTATAGATTATATAAGAAATACCTGGGGTTACTACATAGTTACCAGGTTGGTTGAGACTCGGTATTTAGTCTCGTGA
- a CDS encoding transketolase C-terminal domain-containing protein, which produces MSRNPYGISGLPMVINGSKTLIDVNRLVEVRDRARDLLIRLDREFPYIHLGSSLAALDIINVLIRIMRRDGDCRDWFILSIGHVAPALYAILTVEGLIPAERLMEINQLSSSISTHADNMDLPYIDATTGSLGQGLSMGVGLALANRVKGCNDGIVYVLMGDGELNEGQPWEAAMTAVKYGLDNLVVIVSLNGYQLDGPVGTIKPINYARVFEAIGWNVLYGNGHDYEDIVRLINKAREVRGKPTVVFLSTVRGRGVKNLENTGKQTLNPPPRPQFSMREALGTALARLGEDNDKLVVVTADVGESTRARYFGERFPDRYFNVGISEQDLIGVAVGLALGGYVPVAMAYAMFMMRGWEQIRNSLGRMNLNVKLIATHAGLSDFADGPSHQALEDVALMRTLSNMVVVAPADAWDVERIIPKVIEYKGPVYVRVGRDHSPPITMDMDYEFKIGEVYELIDGDDVVVMGYGPPLYNAVRAALELRRMGIRMGVYNVPTIKPINTDAVVRIARRVGNIIVVEEHSPRGGLGSAIAELVSGFARVKILGVDGYGHWGRSEEELLRFYGLDEESIMDAALKLINS; this is translated from the coding sequence ATGTCTCGCAACCCGTATGGAATATCAGGACTTCCAATGGTGATTAATGGATCGAAGACCTTAATTGACGTGAATAGGCTTGTGGAGGTTAGGGATAGGGCTAGGGACCTGCTGATTAGGTTGGATAGGGAGTTCCCATACATTCACCTGGGCTCCTCGCTGGCTGCGTTGGATATAATTAATGTCCTCATTAGGATTATGAGGAGGGATGGTGATTGTAGGGACTGGTTCATACTTAGTATTGGCCATGTTGCACCGGCTTTATACGCTATATTGACCGTTGAGGGATTAATCCCTGCGGAGAGGCTCATGGAAATTAATCAATTATCCTCAAGCATATCAACACATGCAGATAATATGGACTTGCCATACATAGACGCCACAACTGGTTCACTGGGTCAGGGGCTTAGTATGGGCGTGGGGCTAGCCCTGGCAAATAGGGTTAAGGGTTGTAACGACGGCATTGTGTATGTGCTGATGGGTGATGGCGAATTAAATGAGGGCCAGCCCTGGGAGGCGGCAATGACTGCCGTTAAGTACGGCCTAGATAACCTGGTGGTAATCGTCAGTTTAAATGGTTATCAATTGGATGGTCCTGTGGGTACGATAAAACCCATTAATTATGCCAGGGTCTTCGAGGCCATCGGTTGGAATGTGCTTTATGGTAATGGCCACGATTACGAGGACATTGTTAGGCTCATCAATAAGGCACGTGAGGTTAGGGGCAAGCCAACGGTAGTATTCCTAAGCACCGTTAGGGGTAGGGGTGTGAAGAACCTCGAAAACACGGGTAAGCAGACGCTAAATCCGCCGCCGAGACCGCAATTCTCAATGAGGGAAGCCCTAGGGACCGCACTGGCTAGGCTTGGCGAGGATAATGATAAGCTCGTTGTTGTTACGGCTGACGTTGGTGAGTCAACTAGGGCTAGGTACTTCGGCGAGAGGTTCCCAGATAGGTACTTCAACGTTGGCATCTCTGAGCAAGACTTAATTGGAGTCGCCGTTGGGCTTGCCCTGGGGGGCTACGTACCCGTCGCCATGGCCTACGCCATGTTCATGATGAGGGGTTGGGAACAAATAAGGAATTCACTGGGCAGGATGAACCTAAATGTGAAGCTCATAGCGACGCACGCTGGTTTGAGTGACTTCGCCGATGGACCAAGTCACCAGGCACTTGAGGATGTGGCCCTAATGAGGACACTTAGTAACATGGTCGTAGTGGCACCGGCAGATGCGTGGGATGTGGAGAGGATAATACCCAAGGTCATTGAGTACAAGGGCCCGGTCTACGTTAGGGTTGGCCGTGATCACTCACCGCCGATAACCATGGACATGGACTATGAATTTAAGATTGGTGAGGTCTACGAATTGATTGATGGTGATGACGTAGTTGTCATGGGTTATGGCCCACCACTCTATAATGCCGTGAGGGCCGCCCTGGAGTTAAGGAGGATGGGCATCAGGATGGGCGTTTATAATGTACCGACGATTAAACCCATTAATACCGATGCCGTGGTTAGGATAGCCCGTAGGGTTGGGAATATAATCGTCGTTGAGGAGCACTCACCGAGGGGCGGCCTTGGCTCTGCAATTGCCGAGTTAGTGAGTGGTTTTGCCAGGGTTAAGATACTCGGTGTTGATGGTTATGGTCATTGGGGTAGGTCTGAGGAGGAATTGCTCAGGTTTTATGGGCTTGATGAAGAGTCAATAATGGATGCCGCCCTGAAGCTCATTAATTCGTGA
- the aroA gene encoding 3-phosphoshikimate 1-carboxyvinyltransferase: MGKLIVNGFKAREGVVEAPPSKALTLRYLLASALSRTWVSLRKLNWGDDTWSMIRGVKPISEIEVRDDYVRTRRGMMVERFRVIDVGESGFTLRVLTGVYSGIDGTTLLIPRGSLIGRPMDELLGALKNLGAKVDRLGSIIRVVGSKLVGGYVMISGSVSSQYISALLYLAPLTEGGIEVSIKPPIKSRPYIDATISVLRDFGINAERSDDTIYVSGSQEFRAVNEEFIVPGDYSLAAYYIALSVLTGIDLRIMNLHRDRAIESEYSFIKYAKEIGVEIEEYEDSVMVKGSSTKSLRPLNADLSDSPDIVMPLALLLTRVQGRSRILGVSHLVYKESNRLRGVAAVLKCLGAGVSVDEANGIIEIEGTHEIKGGCEIDALNDHRIVMMGVIGALSAREPVEIINWEGVSKSWPTFIWDLERLGADIKLA; this comes from the coding sequence ATGGGCAAGTTAATTGTTAATGGCTTTAAGGCTCGGGAGGGCGTCGTCGAGGCTCCACCATCCAAGGCATTAACGCTTAGGTACCTCCTTGCCTCAGCCCTCTCGAGGACCTGGGTATCACTCAGGAAGTTGAATTGGGGCGACGATACTTGGTCAATGATTAGGGGGGTCAAGCCTATCTCAGAGATTGAGGTTAGGGACGACTACGTGAGGACTAGGCGTGGGATGATGGTAGAGAGGTTTAGGGTGATTGACGTTGGCGAGAGTGGATTCACGCTCAGGGTATTGACGGGGGTTTACTCGGGCATTGATGGGACGACATTACTAATACCGAGGGGTTCACTCATCGGTAGGCCAATGGATGAGTTATTGGGTGCCCTCAAGAACCTTGGCGCCAAGGTTGATAGGTTGGGGAGTATAATTAGGGTCGTTGGTAGTAAGTTGGTTGGTGGTTACGTAATGATTAGCGGCTCAGTGAGTTCGCAATACATATCAGCCCTCCTATACCTTGCACCACTCACTGAGGGTGGTATTGAGGTAAGCATTAAGCCACCCATAAAGTCACGCCCATACATAGACGCGACAATAAGTGTTCTCAGGGACTTTGGCATAAATGCGGAGAGGAGCGATGACACGATATACGTAAGTGGGTCCCAGGAGTTTAGGGCTGTTAATGAGGAGTTCATAGTACCGGGTGACTACTCATTGGCCGCGTACTACATAGCCCTCTCCGTACTGACCGGCATTGACCTAAGGATAATGAACCTGCATAGAGATAGGGCCATCGAGAGTGAGTACTCATTCATTAAATATGCTAAGGAAATTGGTGTAGAGATTGAGGAGTACGAGGACTCAGTAATGGTTAAGGGTTCCTCTACTAAATCGCTAAGGCCATTGAATGCGGACTTAAGCGATTCGCCAGACATAGTAATGCCCCTAGCACTCCTACTCACGAGGGTCCAGGGTAGGTCAAGGATATTGGGTGTTAGTCACTTAGTGTATAAGGAGAGCAATAGGCTTAGGGGTGTTGCTGCCGTCCTTAAGTGCCTTGGTGCCGGCGTAAGTGTTGATGAGGCTAATGGTATTATCGAGATAGAGGGTACCCATGAGATTAAGGGTGGTTGTGAAATCGACGCCTTAAATGATCATAGGATAGTGATGATGGGTGTCATAGGCGCTCTATCTGCCAGGGAACCAGTGGAAATAATTAATTGGGAGGGTGTTAGTAAGTCCTGGCCGACATTCATTTGGGACCTGGAGAGGTTGGGTGCTGATATTAAGTTGGCTTAG
- a CDS encoding 2-oxoacid:acceptor oxidoreductase family protein: MSEVREIIFYGKSGDGVHAVADQLVQRLIKQGFYVISYPEYDPERRETLAKIHVRVSREPIHVRGPVMNPEIAVFFDVRLLRDNQEALGARKIIVNSPSRELVTKYVGNVNGEIISINLNELRRTGADYTTQVVNLIIDTLLNGYTR, encoded by the coding sequence ATGTCCGAGGTACGTGAAATAATATTTTACGGTAAAAGCGGGGATGGAGTGCACGCGGTGGCTGATCAATTAGTTCAAAGGTTGATTAAGCAGGGGTTTTACGTGATTTCATACCCTGAGTATGACCCAGAGCGTAGGGAGACCCTGGCAAAGATTCACGTGAGAGTTTCCAGGGAACCAATACACGTGAGAGGCCCTGTAATGAATCCAGAGATTGCCGTATTCTTTGATGTTAGGCTACTTAGGGATAACCAGGAGGCATTGGGTGCTCGGAAGATCATTGTTAATTCCCCAAGTAGGGAACTTGTGACTAAGTATGTAGGTAATGTTAACGGCGAGATAATTAGCATAAACTTAAATGAACTAAGGAGGACCGGTGCCGATTACACGACACAAGTCGTTAATTTAATAATCGACACACTACTTAATGGCTACACTCGATAG
- a CDS encoding indole-3-glycerol phosphate synthase TrpC has product MDFLSAIGELTRRRVEALKAGIRAPSMVRAIEKRNSEGYLALIAEYKRASPSGVIRLDLDPWTYFNAVGRYATGFSVLVEPIYFLGSPEFIKIALTYGKPVLYKDFVISREQIEEAGRLGVSSVLLIKRLLGDALWDLVDYAINLGLEPLIEVDNEVDALDVVSKDPDVMLGINSRDLSDLSVSLDRAVSIIRAVRGKANIIVAESGVKTVNDALRLAREGANAVLVGTALMRSVELARDLSSVAIK; this is encoded by the coding sequence GTGGACTTCCTAAGCGCCATTGGCGAGTTAACCAGGAGGCGTGTGGAGGCGCTTAAGGCCGGTATTAGGGCTCCGAGTATGGTAAGGGCAATTGAGAAGCGTAATTCCGAGGGCTACCTAGCCCTAATAGCCGAGTATAAGAGGGCTAGCCCGAGTGGCGTCATTAGGCTTGACCTTGACCCCTGGACCTACTTCAACGCCGTTGGCAGATACGCTACTGGATTCAGCGTCTTAGTGGAGCCGATATATTTCCTGGGCTCGCCCGAGTTCATTAAGATAGCACTTACATATGGTAAGCCAGTGCTGTACAAGGACTTCGTAATCAGTAGAGAACAGATTGAGGAGGCTGGGAGGTTAGGCGTGAGCTCAGTATTACTCATTAAGAGACTCCTGGGTGATGCCCTTTGGGATTTAGTGGATTACGCAATCAACCTTGGGCTAGAGCCGCTCATTGAGGTTGATAATGAGGTTGATGCATTAGACGTTGTTAGTAAAGACCCAGACGTGATGCTTGGGATAAACTCTAGGGATTTAAGCGATCTATCAGTGTCCCTGGATAGGGCCGTCTCAATAATCAGAGCCGTTAGGGGTAAGGCTAACATAATAGTCGCGGAGAGTGGCGTTAAGACGGTCAATGACGCTTTAAGGCTTGCTAGAGAGGGTGCTAACGCGGTGCTTGTGGGTACGGCGTTAATGAGGAGTGTGGAACTTGCTAGGGACCTATCGAGTGTAGCCATTAAGTAG